From Manihot esculenta cultivar AM560-2 chromosome 18, M.esculenta_v8, whole genome shotgun sequence:
GTATCTGATTGACATTATACCTGAGAGCTAGAAGAACAGTGAAAAACAAAACACATCCTGAAAAGAGTTTAGAAAAAttgctttattgttttgatatttttaaaattaatttatgctaaatattattttaaattaattttttatattttataaataatatatttaataaaattattttcttaacgataattttaaaaataatatttaatgaccgctggatttctccaccccggtctGGGGCCAAGCCCATGATATCAGCCTATTACTTAGAGACCCTCAAGTCTCCCCTATGATCCAGATCCAGCCCACCAGCCCGCTCAGCCTTGAGACCAGGCTCTATTCCGACTCCATAATCAGACCGGCCCAGCCTTTATGGCCCGGCGATCAGATCCTCTCTAGGCCCAGCTTTAATCCCATCTTCCGGCCTAGCCCAGAGGAAGAAAGACGATCAGTCCACTCGCCTGGTGGGGCCATCCGCACGCGCATCTGAGAGAATCGGAGGCCGTTACGTATGGAATATGAATTTGATTTCGTTGTACGTCCATATCAGcgtggcagggacaggtggctcAATGATAGACAAtttgttatacgtcactagcagataAAAGGAAACAAATAAAAGGGGAAATACTCTCCCCTAAGTCTAAGTTTTTTTCATTGCTTACAGAACCTCTGTAAAACcgtattttctggatctcagatcatcaatgtTAAATGGTAAGGGAATcatatgaattttaaaaaatttggttgagaataattttagtaaaaaaaaaattaagacaaATTATTCTtctaaaatttgataaaaattttagaaaaatgagtaaaaacataaaacataatttttaaatacaattaaCAGTGAAAAAGCGTGACTTTGTAATTTTGTTCGTCTTCAACAATACATGTAACAATAGAGTACACTttgatcaaatattaaaaaaataaaatttaattaataaaaaaattataagatataattataataaaagtaaaatataaaattttttaataattaattttaatttttactgaTATAACAAGCTAGCAGTGAATGATATATGGGTGATGTAGCAATTTAATTAATCTCTACCAgcataaataatgataaaaggcatttcaataattttaaaatgttttttcttaaaaagtaaaactatttattgtattaaaaaaattttatcaaataaagagTGATATTATCTTAAATTGAGAGATAATTAtacttaatagattttttagctAAAATATAAGTAGTTAGAGTAGTATTACGATGAACaaatctaacagaaatatcagttttagagtctaataaaaatttacaatcattcaaaattaaatatctgtataaaataatttgataaaaatacttttcaagtgtctgtctaaatccctatataaaataatttagcaaaaatgttctttattctttttcatctctcaagtataaatcattaaaatctctCGAACAAAACTACGGAAAAGAGTTTTTACAAGATAAAAttcgaataaaattttaagattaacGTCGTCATTGCGTAAATCTCAATTGAatattaccttccgaaacaaccgaatcaataaaatttaaagaaaaatcaacCACAGAAACAGACATATAACTCTTTTCCATTAACGAAAACACTCCTCTCGATCCTTATCTATTAATTGAAAAGCaactatcaaaatataaaatattacaaaaaaattttatacgaaAACTAagaatttttgttttcatcAACAGTAAAATGTGTTGGATTGTATATGAAAAACCTCTCCACCATACAGAAATTATAAGTAACGATCCAAATATTTATGGAACTGTTAATAGGGAtaacaatatttttttcttaattgatAGTCAATTGACCAGATCGTATtctatgaaaagaaaaaaataataaattaggtttaaagaagagaaaaaggtgAAAGTATCGAGTTACAAAAAGATCATAGAGGAAAATTTAaacataatttaataattaaagtcttaaaatgttaaaatttaattgataaaaaaataatagaaaatataattatagaaaattttTAACAGTATAAGTTTTGGCGATTGTCTCTGTATTTGATTATGTTCTGTATTCCAAGTAAAAGGATGTTATGGGAAAATTTGTCTCTTTAGAGTAAATGGAATGGGCGCAAAAGGAACTCTTCCAGTACAGTGAGTATGGCCATAATGAATTTAGATTTGGAAAACAATATACGTGGCGGATTCagattaaattcaaattttatttacagCTATttattatcagaattatttatataaataattaatttaatatgaaatatattttttataataatatttataaaattttttatatatttttatttaaaaattaaaagttaaatacttttaaaagtattaaaatttttaaataaaaattattattgagaactattttttacataaattattAGTTAACATATATgagattaaataaatttaaattttattcagataataataataataagatttggaaggatttaaataatttataataatttttaattgaattaagatgaatttaaatattgtgAATCAAATTCGAATTtgagtaatttaattttgatgaaTACTCTATCTATCCGGTTACATATTAGTTATAGGCTTATAAATTTTGGCAGAATAGCAAGTAGTGATGAGTATTCGatcggttcagtttaaaatcGAAGCGAACTAAATAAactgaataaactaaaaattaaaattttagtatttatgaaaatcgaatcgaactacaTTTAGTtagaaatcgaattgaattaatttaattttttaataaattttttattttttactttctattttttactctttatttttaataacttaaaacttaattagaatattttaattttaatttgatctaatatctctatattattaaaaataatatactattataactaattaatttaatttaatttttttaattttttctgatcaaaactaaatcgatttgaaataaataaaatttttaaaattaaaaattaaaaataaaaaactaaaccaaattttcaaaataattcattttgtcAGTTAATTTGCACTAAATATTAGTCATCCCTAACAGCAAGCATCTtgtgaaagagaaagagagcaaACTGGGGAATTCAAAGGTGGTTCTGCCAAATGACGTTAGAGAAGTCCTATTGGATGTTTTCTAGGTAGGTTCATCAGGATCCAAAGAGGTGAAACAAATTATAAACTAAgttaaataacttttaaattccatacctaaattatttattaattttgaactaATTATTATATAGGATATCCATTTTCTATAGTCAAATAATGTGAGATCTCTACAATCTTCCCATTTAATATTATCCCATCCTCGTTATCATTTTACGAATCAAatacaattattaaattaaatttaaaatttactaactccacataattttttcattcaaaatatactaattataattactttattaaaattaatttcaataatttttatatttatttttaacttaattcaaaataattaatttaaaatattaataaatctgAACCGAATATTCGTCAcctaaaattataagaaatggCTGGATTGAGTTTAATTAGATCGTATGTGATTATAAAAATTACCTTTATCAAGAGTCCAATTAGAGTATATTATAAATTCgaaaatatataaacatattatattatttttttaataagagttttttttagctctatttgtaattttctttagtttgatgtaattttaaaattttcacttaaCAATTGAAATTTTAGAGGAGCGTTACGGAGTTGGTTTGAGTTAATGAGCTCTCtatgttaagtttttttttatttatttattttattttatttaatttattaattacattttttaaaatatacataGTAATCCACAGGCATCCagctttttctcttttaaagaaaaatttgaaagtcgcaaaaaaaatataattttaatttagtttaatttataaaaaaaattattatttaatatagaaaaattcattaattaattaatttatttaaaaaaatatattaaaacatcttaatattttaaagtttatcaattaattttaacagataattattttaatatttaatttttataatttaataaaatttattaattaatttttttaatataaaaaatattttaaaatttttttataatatttaatgattaaaattaatggataaACTAATTAGtatagttttaaaatattaaaaatattgtaatatatttttttaaattaaaaaattaattgaaaatattttaatatactttttaaaaatttagagaataatcagtgaattttttttatacagtAGAACTAAAATTGCAAAATAAAATGATTGAAAACTTTTGAAATGGTTTGTATTTTTGTGGTGTTTTCATACAAGGCACAGGCGTGGCTCAATTGGCAGCCACAAAGAGCTTCAAAAAGACCTTCCTCTTATCAAACCCAATAGTCCCACGCTGTCCACCAATATTCGCAGCCCAACAATCCTCATTTTTACATGGCAAACTTCCCAGTTTCCGCAACTTCAACAACCGCCCGAGCTGCCTCTAGTGGCTCTCTTCATCCTTAGTCTGCGTTTTCCTATTACAATGCGCGCCCTTCTCTCTCTCAGATCACTTCAATCCTCTCCTCCACCATGCCTCACCTCCAACTTCCACTTCTCTTCTCCTTCTTGCACTTCTTTTCTTTATAGTTTCAGACCCAACAGGCGTTTTCACTTCCTCAGTCCTTGTTCTTCTCTTAAACAGACCAAGAAACAACAGACTCTTCAAAAGACCAATGCTCCTCAGAGTTTGAGGTGGTTCTTGAATCCTaaaggtggtggtggtggtggtggtgctgATGATGACAAAGTTAAGGGTGATGGTGAAACTGAAGGGGGATTGCAAGGGGACACTGCTGTTAAAGGTACCCTTTTGGCTGGGGTATTGCTTGTGGGTGTTGTTGGTGGGTTTGCCGCTGTTGGGTATATTTACAAGGATCAGATTAATGCTTTCTTGAACCAGTTTTCTGGGTTCATTGAAGGTAATTGTTTAAACTTTCTGTGCTGTTTGTATACCCATTTGGGATATGTATGGGAATTTCTGTCTCGTGAACACTTTTCATGTATCATTGAGGGAATTCTTATTGGCGGATGCATTTAAGATTGTTGCTGAATTTGTTGCATCGTTATCGTAAATTTGTTGAAGATGTTAATGCACTTTCTGAAATTTTTAGTAACATCGATGTGATTTTGTTGGAATTGGGGAGAATTTTTGGATTGTGCTATTGTGGGAATTCAATTTCCAATGGAGCTTAGTTCTGCAAGATTGAAAAACAATCCTCTGGTTTACTGAGAACTAGCGTTCattttatggattttttttaaTGCTTATACGTTTCACAAGAGGTCCATGTTCTTCTGCAATTATTGAGTCTGGTTTCGCATTCTGGAGTAATATAATACATGTTCTAGTGAATGCAGCATATTTATGGTAAGAATTACTCATTTGAATGTCTATGGTAAGTACTCAATTTATATACCAATTTAATGACTTCTACGGTGCTGTTTGATTGGTGCAAGTTTTTGAGTTGGTGCTGGTGCTGGACATCTCCTACAACTGCTCAATTAATGCTAACTCTCTTCTTAATATTTTACTTACTTTGTCTCAACGAGGATTAAGCAAAAGATCAAAagagtttttgtttttatttttgtgttttctttttcccttgatTATTTCAAAAGAAGGGGAAAAGTGAAGTAAGTTTATTgcttttggaataaaaaatggTGAATTAATTCCATACCTTCATTTTCTAGATAAGATGTAGTGTGGTTATTTATTACATTCTTTTGGGAATTTCATGAGTCCTTTCTCTTTATCAAGTTCCATTTTTTGTatgttattattttcaatactgAAGCTTTTGTAGGCTTGGAACTGCAAATTAGTGTCTCTTGTTTGATCTCGAAAGTGTTACAATTCTCGTTGGGATGGGTACCAATCTTAGAAATTTCTTTATTGGTAAAATTGATCAAGTAGTCAAGGTTGTAGCATAAAAAAGTTGAACTAAAGTTTTAAGACAAGCTAAATAGCCAAATGATTGGCAAATTTAACTATCTGTTCCTCATGGGAGATGCAGACAGTAACTCTTTTAATTATGTCTGTAGTGGCTCAGCGCTCAGGTTGATTTACTGCCACAGAGTATTTTTTAGAAgctgttttattttagttttagggGAAGAGAAGCCAGATGAGTGTAATGTTTTACTTTTTTTGACATCAATGACAGCATTGAAAGGATCAAAATTTCTTGAGTTTAGAGAGTAAATAAAAGATAGCATGAAGAAAGTGAAATTGATAGTAATGAGGGTCATGTCAAATTTTCGTCTTGCTAGTTTGCCATAATATATTGTCCTTAGCATTGGTTGTGGAAGTGCTGGTTCTTAGGTGGTATTGTACAACCATATAACAGAAGCATAACAATAAGGATTCACATATTAAATGAATTCCACTTTTTATTCTTTATGACGTACAGAGAAGGTCTCCTACGTGGGAAAACTTTGTCTTACAGAATCCTTGAGCTTGTAGACTGAGAAGCTACTGGCCTGCTTTTTATCTAACATGAAAAAGCTATCAACCTGATGTTGGCTGATCATTCTATTGCTTAACCTCATAGCTTATTGCTATTGTTACTAGAAGTCATATTTATTGGCTTTCAGCTTTTTGGGactaagaagaaaaaagaatgtTTATTGTTGACATGGAAAACTGTGCCACTTATTTGATTTTAGTATTTGGAATTTTGGATGGAATGAAATACGCATATTTTGAGTTGTCTGTGTGTGTAGTGAACAGAACCAGGTATACAGTTTCTTTTCCTGTGTGGTTGTCACATATTCTTCTTTTATTAAAGCAGGAACAGTAAGTTCAACGCTTGATATTTCACTTGCATTCATAAAGTGCatgtttaatatatattttcacaCTTGGCCTTGCTTTGACAGTTTCACCTAATTTGAAATgatttttgttgtttttttgATGGGTGTTGTTTTGCCTTGTATATGTTAAGACTTTGGTTGCATCTGTTgctatatttattttgattggtGCTGGAGTAATGGTGAAAGCTTTACTTATTGtttcctttatttatttattttgtctaTTATAGAAGGAAATTACTAGAAATTCATGTTCTTTTGCAAATAGGTTATGGACCAGCTGGATATGCTTTATTTGTAGCAGTTTATGCAGGACTGGAAGTAAGAACTTTATTCTTTTAGTTGAGTTTAATGTTAAATATCTGCTTGATGATTGATTTACAGCTAACTGTATTCTATACACACAAACACACATAagctaaaatattttattgttaaaattgAACGTTATCTTCAATTGGACATATTTCTCACTTATTAGTCCATTTTCTCTGAATTTCAAATCATCATAGACTCGTTGTTGTTTCAAGTAGCAATAGAATAGTAATGCTTGTTATCTTTTGCTGAAACTGACTTCTATTTTCTGCTCCATTAGATCCTTGCAATTCCAGCAATTCCATTAACCATGTCAGCAGGTCTTCTTTTTGGCTCTCTTATTGGTACCATTATCGTCTCTATAAGCGGAACAGTAAGCTGACTTATATGTGTATTTTTATTAGAAGTATAGAAAAAACATCATGACCTTGTGTTCTGGATGATATATTTGACATTGTTTTACACTTTCAGGTTGCTGCTAGTGTGGCCTTTCTGATAGCTAGATATTTTGCTCGTGAACGGATTCTTAAACTGGTTGAAGGAAATAAAAAGTTTCTTGCCATTGATAAAGCAATCGGTGAAAATGGATTCAGAGTTGTTACCCTTCTTCGTTTGAGCCCTTTGCTTCCATTTTCCCTTGGGAATTATTTGTATGGATTGACATCTGTTAAGTTTGTCCCATATGTTCTGGGAAGGTTTGCCTTTATCCCATTGTTGTTGCTAGTTATGAAGTTGATTTCCTATTGGAAATATTTTATGAGATGTCCCCTTTAGTTGCTTGTGCTTGATGCCCTTCTTATAGGATCCATTTGTTTGTGGACATGCATACTTTCTATGCTTTTCTCTAGAATTTTTGGGGATACGACTTGTCGACTGCATTTAATGTGTACTAGAATAGGAAAGGTGATAATGTTTTTATGCTGTGTCTGGCCTTGTTGTCACTCTGTGTACTGTTGGTGGCCTGAGTTGAcatgtctttttcttttccctctctctctgtgtgtgtgtgtgtgtgtgtgatgcATATGCTAAAGTGATATTCTGAAGGATATACTAACAGAGTAAACATTTCTGCCAAATAACTTATATGGGTTTTTCAATGAGAAGAGAACATACTCATATAAGTCTGATTTGAGCAGATACTGAACTGAAATTGAAACAAAGATGGGCTAGAAGTTCTGAAATATCATTCCAACTTTAGCAAAAAGTATCTGGAATTTATTGATTCAATATAAATGTAATAATAATTCCTAACATCTGATGCACAAAATACCATGATTCTTTTTTTCTTATGGGACTTGGAAATTCTCATGGTTCCTTATAAACTATACCTAATTACTTGTAGAATCTTTATTGAAATTTCTCCTACTAATAAGATTTTATTGTCATGCAGTTGGTTGGGAATGCTTCCAGGAACATGGGCATATGTGAGTGCTGGCGCATTTGGCCGTGCAATTATTGTGAGTTCGTCCTCTCTTGATATCCACACGATATTTCAAATGTTATCTTTTGCTACTCAATTATTTATGCTCTATTGATATTTATGTCTTATGTCCTGGAAGTGAAAGTAATGGAAAAATAATTTGTTAGGCATTCTGTTTTATTAGTTATATCTTGGTGGTTCTACCATTTACATTGTTTTCTCCTTTGTTGCATTATATTTATGCCAGAAATAATTATCTTAGCAGTAGCTTGGTTACTTGAAACTGTCTATATGGGATGTATTAGTAATGATGGTACTACCAGCCACTGGAGTGGTGAAGAATTAATGCCTTCCTTCTGCAGgtaatttatttgaataatgtaactaaaaatatgtttatttaaataaagtataaataaaGTTCCCCTTTGATAACAGGAAAAATTGGTTTACCTTGTTATCTATCTTTTTAACAAGTTGGTTGAAGCATATAGAGTTCTACCTTGTATGGGCGCTAATTTTGTTGGAGCCTCTTGTCTTTCATCTGCTATGTAAAGAAATTGTAAAACTAAAAATCAGCATGAGTTGCTACCATTCTCATTCTTAACTTATAACTTGTCCAGTCCCATAATTGCACTCGTCTATTTTCCTTTCCCACCATTTTCTCATAAATATTGTTAAACCTTTTTTTCCATCAGAATAATCTTGAAACTTTTTGCTAGTGTTGTGAAAATTGTCCATAATGGTTTTAAATCCATGCTCTTTGCTGCCTTAAACTCTTGGTCTTGTTCTTTGTGTTCTTTGTGATGCACCTTGTATTCTTAGAAACTTTGACTTACTGAAATTCCCATTATTGATCATTAAAATACTGCTCACTAGTAGTTTATAGTAGTTGTAACATGAAATGATATCACTGAAGAGAATCCAGCTGAAATAGCATTTGTTCATTACTCAGATTAAATAAAATCCGCAAAATCAtctaatttatgaatttttaccatctttacttaaaatcaataAGCAGAAAGGAATTGATGAATTCTTTAAGAGGAATATTTACTACTTTCTTGTGGGTTTATCATTTTATAATGTTGTTACTGGTGATCATAAttcatacttttttttttgggttccTCTTTGATGATTTGCCTGGATGGATGTTTCAGCAAGAAGAATCTGATATTGGATTAACTGGAGGGAACAATTCACTGTTGACTCTTGGGCTGGGTTTATTGGCGACAGCTTTAGCCGCGGCGTATGTAACAAGGCTTGCAAAGGTAAGGCTGTTTTTGATCAGCACTTTCAATATTACCAACAAGGCAATAACAAATTCTATGCCTAAAGTGCTATTTTCCCACAGTAGTTCATAATAACAAAGTGAAGAATTTCAGgaaaatttagagaattctgtatttcactcttaatgtTTACAATTTGTctatatgactatttatacacaaagaattatatctaagcagaaagtaaataatcaaataataattatagagataattaaagattctaatcaaatcaaatcatatccctatAATCAATTaggatcagcaaataagtcaacactctccctcaagttggtgcaaagatgtcgcacatgcctaacttgcaaatcagattatagtagatcttgttgttgagcgttttagtaaacacatccgcaagttgcccAATAGAAGTCACATTAACTTAgctcaagacaccgtctgttaatttttctttaataaagtGGCGATTAATTTCAATGTGTTTCGTCCAGTTatgttggactggattttgtgctatacttatagcagttttattgtcacaatacaaagttatcttgtctctctcgagcaacctcaactcctccaataacttctgtaaccataagagttcacacacaCCTTGGGCCATTACTCTGTATTTTGCTTCAGCACTTGACTAggcaacaacactttgttttttgctcctctAGGTGACAAGGTTCTCTCCCACAACTATGCAGTAGCCAGAGGTGAATCTCTTGTCATCGAGAGAtcttgcccaatctgcatctgtaaaagcttcaactcggaggtgaccatgtttggagtaaagaagccctttccctagtgcagactttaggtatcttaAGATGCGAAGTACAACCTGCATGTGAGTCATGCATGAATTGATCGACTAAGCTAACGGCATAGGTtatatccggtcgagtgtgtgagagataaattaaccttcctaccaatctctggtatcttccaatatccacggaTTCACCAGTTTCTGCTTCCGGCTTatgattactttcaatgggagattctgctggtttacatcccatcataccagtttcttccaaaaggtccagaatgtactttctttaggagatgaaaattcctttttctgatctagccacctcgatacctaggaaatattgcagttttcttagatttttgatttcaaattcctgagccaacaacctctttagttgagtcatttcctctttatcattgtctgtcaccactatatcgtcaacataaacaataagaagggtgatcttacccttgtgatgtttgataaacagagtgtgatcaaCATTGCTTTATTGTtaaccaaaggacatcatgactctgctaaacctgtcaaaccaagctctgggagattgttttagctCATACGAAGCTTTTTTTAACCTGCACATCTTTCCTTGTGTCTTTTCATCAGCGAACTCAGaaggaatttccatgaacacttcttcctctaaatctccatggaggaaagcattcttcacatcaaactgttgcaagtcccagtcGAAGTTGGCTGCGCAGGATAACagaa
This genomic window contains:
- the LOC110607001 gene encoding TVP38/TMEM64 family membrane protein slr0305, which produces MRALLSLRSLQSSPPPCLTSNFHFSSPSCTSFLYSFRPNRRFHFLSPCSSLKQTKKQQTLQKTNAPQSLRWFLNPKGGGGGGGADDDKVKGDGETEGGLQGDTAVKGTLLAGVLLVGVVGGFAAVGYIYKDQINAFLNQFSGFIEGYGPAGYALFVAVYAGLEILAIPAIPLTMSAGLLFGSLIGTIIVSISGTVAASVAFLIARYFARERILKLVEGNKKFLAIDKAIGENGFRVVTLLRLSPLLPFSLGNYLYGLTSVKFVPYVLGSWLGMLPGTWAYVSAGAFGRAIIQEESDIGLTGGNNSLLTLGLGLLATALAAAYVTRLAKDAVKDIE